From Capra hircus breed San Clemente chromosome 1, ASM170441v1, whole genome shotgun sequence, the proteins below share one genomic window:
- the LOC102190643 gene encoding multiple epidermal growth factor-like domains protein 6 yields MEAVPVPLDGQEIIVKKNVFLVILLQAAILIARVRTMEFAVGFLEECEYLPGYYGRDCEHACLPGFYGLNCVHICDCKNEANCDAASGQCICPAGFHGNQCEKECSAGMFGDNCHQLCDCERDPATQ; encoded by the exons ATGGAAGCTGTACCTGTGCCCTTGGATGGACAGGAGATTATTGTGAAAAAG aatgtttTCCTGGTTATTTTGCTCCAGGCTGCCATTTTAATTGCACGTGTCAGAACAATGGAGTTTGCAGTAGGTTTTCTGGAAGAATGTGAATACCTCCCTGGTTACTACGGAAGAGACTGTGAACATG CATGCCTTCCTGGATTTTATGGTTTGAATTGTGTTCACATCTGTGACTGCAAAAATGAAGCCAATTGTGATGCAGCCAGTGGACAGTGCATTTGCCCAGCAGGTTTCCATGGCAACCAGTGTGAAAAAG AATGTTCAGCTGGAATGTTTGGAGACAATTGCCATCAACTTTGTGATTGTGAAAGAGATCCTGCCACCCAGTAA